AAATGCGATATTTTGCCCGCGATTTAGCTTAAGCATCTTGCGCACGGCAGCGGGAAGTGTAACTTGTCCTTTTGAAGTTATTTTTGACATACCTATTACAGTCATCTTGTCTTCTCCTTACTTCCTTACATTCTTACAATATAAGTATAACTTTAAAAACAGAAGCTGTCAAGACAACTCTTTCACCTCCTTTCTATTATAATAGACGTAGGAAGTGGGGAAATCTAACGGGGTTATTTAATAGAAATAGCATGGATTCCCGCGTTCGCGGGAATGACAGGATAATTAGAGTTGTTGAAGATATGATTTAATTGCGGAGGAGATGCTAGAGAAGTCTTTAGCTTGGAGCCACTCTTTTTTAAAGACACTTGCGCCGAAGGAGATGGCACTTGCACCACAGGCAAAATAATCCTTCATATTCTGCGGAGTTACGCCTGAACAAGCAAGGAGTTCAATGTCATTAAACGGAGCTTTTATTTCGCGGAAATATTCCGGGCCAAAGAATTTAGCAGGGAAAACCTTTACCATCGTTGCACCTTCCTTCCATGCTGCATAAATTTCAGGAGGAGTAAGCGCTCCGGGAAAAACCGGAATTTTATTCTTTACACAATACACGACAACTTCTTTAACTAAACATGGCATTACAATAAATGTTGCGCCTGCATCAAGTGCAGATTTTAAACTATCCATATCCAGCACAGTGCCAGCGCCCAAAACAAGC
This sequence is a window from Candidatus Omnitrophota bacterium. Protein-coding genes within it:
- a CDS encoding bifunctional 4-hydroxy-2-oxoglutarate aldolase/2-dehydro-3-deoxy-phosphogluconate aldolase, whose protein sequence is MNVAEFKKQPVLGIVRGVEPGEIEPLIETVIASGLKTLEITMNTKGAAQLIKTAKQKAQGKLVLGAGTVLDMDSLKSALDAGATFIVMPCLVKEVVVYCVKNKIPVFPGALTPPEIYAAWKEGATMVKVFPAKFFGPEYFREIKAPFNDIELLACSGVTPQNMKDYFACGASAISFGASVFKKEWLQAKDFSSISSAIKSYLQQL